One stretch of Streptomyces hygroscopicus DNA includes these proteins:
- a CDS encoding acyl-CoA synthetase, whose protein sequence is MTTYQDQPWLAQLTEVQRRTINPRPSPLHAFRDAVRTAPGHPALAYFDGRLTYREVDELSDGIAGRLAAGGFGPGDRMAIMLQNTPHFVIALLGAWKAGGAVVPVNPMYKGAELAHILGDAEVSALVCSRHAWEDYIRRTAAASPVRIAFTADARELQTRDDERVLRDEPLPVPEDTEDLLTAARAGARPPSVPAPRAEDTALISYTSGTSGTPKGAINTHGNISYNADRQHLLHELPEGSTLFALAPLFHITGMVCELCACMSGAGTLALAYRFETGVVLDAFAEHRPAYTVGPSTAFMALMAHPQATRDHFSSFRIISSGGAPLPPALVERFQSALGPYLHNGYGLTECTAPCASVPPGVRAPVDPVSGTLAVGVPGADTVVRIVDDAGQDVPFGEQGEIVVRGPMVVPGYWRRPEATAAALPDGELRTGDIGFMDEGGWLYVVDRKKDMINASGFKVWPREVEDVLYTHPAVREAAVVGKPDAYRGETVKAYVSLRPEAEATPDELSAYCAERLAAYKYPREVEILPELPKTTSGKILRRELRG, encoded by the coding sequence ATGACCACGTACCAGGACCAGCCATGGCTCGCCCAGCTCACCGAGGTACAGCGCCGGACGATCAACCCGCGGCCGAGTCCGCTGCACGCGTTCCGGGACGCCGTGCGCACCGCCCCCGGCCATCCGGCGCTCGCCTACTTCGACGGACGGCTGACCTACCGCGAGGTCGACGAGCTCTCCGACGGGATAGCCGGCCGGCTCGCCGCGGGTGGCTTCGGGCCCGGCGACCGGATGGCGATCATGCTCCAGAACACCCCGCACTTCGTGATCGCGCTGCTGGGGGCGTGGAAGGCGGGCGGTGCGGTCGTCCCGGTCAACCCCATGTACAAGGGCGCCGAGCTCGCGCACATCCTCGGCGACGCCGAGGTGAGCGCCCTGGTCTGCTCCCGCCACGCCTGGGAGGACTACATACGCCGGACGGCCGCCGCGTCCCCGGTGCGCATCGCGTTCACCGCCGACGCCCGTGAGCTCCAGACCCGCGACGACGAGCGGGTGCTGCGCGATGAGCCCCTCCCGGTCCCCGAGGACACCGAGGACCTCCTTACGGCCGCCCGTGCCGGGGCCCGCCCGCCGTCCGTCCCCGCACCGCGCGCCGAGGACACCGCGCTGATCAGCTACACCTCCGGGACCAGCGGCACCCCCAAGGGGGCCATCAACACCCACGGCAACATCTCCTACAACGCCGACCGGCAGCACCTTCTCCACGAGCTGCCCGAAGGCTCGACGCTCTTCGCGCTGGCCCCGCTGTTCCACATCACCGGCATGGTCTGCGAGCTGTGCGCGTGCATGTCCGGAGCGGGCACCCTGGCCCTGGCCTACCGCTTCGAGACCGGTGTCGTCCTCGACGCCTTCGCCGAGCACCGCCCCGCCTACACCGTCGGCCCCTCCACCGCCTTCATGGCGCTGATGGCCCACCCCCAGGCCACCCGCGACCACTTCTCGTCCTTCCGGATCATCTCCTCCGGCGGCGCCCCGCTGCCGCCCGCGCTGGTCGAGCGGTTCCAGTCGGCCCTCGGCCCGTATCTGCACAACGGCTACGGGCTCACCGAGTGCACCGCGCCCTGCGCCAGCGTCCCGCCCGGCGTCCGCGCCCCGGTCGACCCGGTCTCCGGCACCCTCGCCGTCGGCGTCCCCGGCGCCGACACGGTCGTACGCATCGTGGACGACGCCGGACAGGACGTGCCGTTCGGCGAACAGGGCGAGATCGTCGTCCGCGGCCCGATGGTGGTGCCCGGCTACTGGCGGCGCCCGGAGGCCACCGCCGCCGCCCTCCCGGACGGGGAACTTCGCACCGGCGACATCGGCTTCATGGACGAGGGCGGCTGGCTGTACGTGGTCGACCGCAAGAAGGACATGATCAACGCCTCGGGGTTCAAGGTCTGGCCGCGCGAGGTCGAGGATGTGCTCTACACTCACCCCGCCGTACGGGAGGCGGCCGTCGTCGGCAAACCCGACGCGTACCGCGGCGAGACGGTCAAGGCGTATGTGAGCCTCCGACCGGAGGCCGAGGCCACACCGGACGAGCTGTCCGCGTACTGTGCGGAGCGCCTCGCCGCGTACAAGTACCCGCGCGAGGTGGAGATCCTGCCCGAGTTGCCCAAGACGACGAGTGGCAAGATCCTCCGGCGGGAACTGCGAGGATGA
- a CDS encoding dehydrogenase: MGTVRGARVVVTGAGGGIGAALARRFAAEGAQVVVNDLDAAKAAAVAEEIGATAVPGDASGIVPAAREALGGTIDIFCANAGVGHDGGPEADEELWQQSWDVNVMAHVRAARELLPEWLERGSGRFVATVSAAGILTMIGSAPYAVSKHAALAFAEWLSGTYRHRGIGVHAVCPQGVRTDMLTATGAAGDLVLAPTAIEPEQVADAVLAGIEEERFLILPHPEVARHYAARAGDTDRWLGGINKLQRKLEDLETASGTSG; the protein is encoded by the coding sequence GTGGGTACCGTGCGTGGGGCGCGTGTTGTGGTCACCGGGGCGGGGGGTGGCATCGGCGCCGCCCTCGCCCGGCGCTTCGCCGCCGAGGGCGCCCAGGTCGTGGTCAACGACCTCGACGCCGCCAAGGCCGCCGCCGTCGCCGAGGAGATCGGCGCGACCGCCGTCCCCGGCGACGCCTCCGGCATCGTGCCCGCGGCCCGCGAAGCGCTCGGCGGCACCATCGACATCTTCTGCGCCAACGCGGGCGTCGGCCACGACGGCGGCCCCGAGGCCGACGAGGAGCTGTGGCAGCAGTCCTGGGACGTCAATGTGATGGCCCATGTGCGGGCCGCCCGGGAGCTGCTGCCCGAATGGCTGGAGCGCGGCAGCGGCCGCTTCGTCGCCACCGTCTCCGCCGCCGGGATACTCACCATGATCGGCTCGGCGCCGTACGCCGTCTCCAAGCACGCCGCGCTCGCCTTCGCCGAATGGCTCTCGGGCACCTACCGCCACCGCGGCATCGGCGTCCACGCCGTCTGCCCGCAGGGGGTGCGCACCGACATGCTGACCGCCACCGGGGCCGCCGGGGACCTGGTGCTGGCACCCACCGCGATCGAGCCCGAGCAGGTCGCCGACGCCGTCCTGGCCGGCATCGAGGAGGAGCGCTTCCTGATCCTTCCGCACCCCGAGGTGGCCCGGCACTACGCGGCCCGCGCCGGCGACACCGACCGCTGGCTGGGCGGCATCAACAAACTGCAGCGCAAGCTCGAGGATCTCGAGACGGCATCCGGGACCTCGGGCTGA
- a CDS encoding LysR family transcriptional regulator, protein MLRTETSLGCRILFERKAGMPLKDRWQYPTALLDTTMDQLRTLLAVHEAGTALGAARLLGREQSSVQKQLDTLNRNFGALCGEPLVVKRGRSQNVLFTATGESLAGLARGTLEDWLEGLHDSRRRLGGRLCVGSTRYTLGFLLNAVELVTGEFDRRGVELKVEHVRTRDLLERLDAKQLDLVCGSVLTTAGHDSRLDGFEVMEWRRSGLSLVTNLDAEELPGPSVPVSELPRLPLAVSADGLIPGFLRGWFGARYRQELHIAAEIDTVQYGLELLSSGVLRGCVLVTEGIGDAVADGRIRAGAGLRTLELTDGVGPELEVLIGVFVRAGERTAQDAGHPLNVLWDALAGENARWRGVMRKKRPGR, encoded by the coding sequence ATGCTGCGAACGGAAACGTCATTGGGGTGCCGAATACTCTTCGAGCGGAAGGCCGGAATGCCCTTAAAGGATCGATGGCAGTACCCGACGGCGCTGCTGGACACCACGATGGACCAGCTCAGAACGTTGCTCGCGGTCCATGAGGCGGGCACCGCACTGGGCGCCGCCCGGCTGCTGGGGCGAGAGCAGTCCAGTGTGCAGAAACAACTGGACACCCTGAACCGGAACTTCGGCGCACTGTGCGGAGAGCCGCTGGTGGTCAAACGGGGACGCAGTCAGAATGTGCTCTTCACCGCGACCGGGGAGTCGCTCGCCGGACTCGCGCGCGGCACCCTGGAGGACTGGCTGGAGGGGCTGCACGACAGCCGCCGCCGTCTCGGCGGCCGGCTCTGTGTCGGCTCCACCCGTTACACCCTCGGCTTTCTGCTGAATGCCGTGGAGTTGGTCACCGGGGAATTCGACCGCCGGGGTGTCGAGCTCAAGGTCGAGCATGTGCGCACCCGGGATCTGCTGGAGCGGCTCGACGCGAAGCAGCTCGACCTGGTATGCGGCAGCGTCCTCACCACGGCGGGCCACGACAGCCGGCTCGACGGCTTCGAGGTGATGGAGTGGCGGCGCAGCGGGCTGTCCCTGGTCACCAACCTCGACGCCGAGGAGCTGCCCGGGCCCTCGGTCCCGGTGAGCGAGCTGCCCCGGCTGCCGCTCGCGGTCTCGGCCGACGGGCTCATACCCGGCTTTCTGCGTGGCTGGTTCGGCGCCCGCTACCGCCAGGAGCTGCATATCGCGGCCGAGATCGACACCGTGCAGTACGGGCTGGAGCTGCTCTCCTCGGGGGTGCTGCGCGGCTGTGTGCTGGTCACCGAGGGCATCGGCGACGCGGTGGCCGACGGGCGGATCCGCGCCGGTGCCGGGCTGCGCACCCTGGAGCTGACCGACGGCGTGGGGCCGGAGCTGGAAGTGCTGATCGGGGTGTTCGTACGGGCCGGGGAGCGCACCGCGCAGGACGCCGGCCATCCGCTCAATGTGCTGTGGGACGCGCTCGCGGGGGAGAACGCCCGCTGGCGCGGGGTGATGCGCAAGAAGCGCCCCGGCCGGTAA
- a CDS encoding penicillin acylase: MRRRTPRPTRTRKLTNTVLAVAAALGLGVALAAPAPQPARAEPAAAAATDYCRGQCSDILPPGATGNATLADILANRVLGTHPEHSADQLGPYGDLASGYPTLTDDKLTNFFNDSSFGVPADQVASVTKPRGDVTITRDKKTGVPHIQGTTREGTEFGAGYAAAQDRLWLMDLFRHVGRGELTSFAGGAPANQGLEQDFFRQAPYTEDDYQAQVDYILSHGGERGRQALADAQAYIDGINAYAKKAKDGRYFPGEYVLTGHIDAITNAGEIQPFKLTDLIALASVVGALFGNGGGGEVEGALSLLAAQQKYGLTEGAKVWESFRERNDPEAALTVHDGSFPYAGKPATPKGGALPDAGSVTPEQLVYDREGGATKSGATARTKVKAPKASLEPLRGIYDDGVLPRDLFSRKKGMSNALVVSGKYTASGHPVAVFGPQTGYFAPQLLMLQEIQGPGISARGASFAGVGMYIQLGRGQDYAWSATTSGQDITDTYAVELCSPDGSTPSKDATYYRYHGDCLPMDKLERRNAWKPTLADSTAAGSYRMQVYRTKYGLVTHRATVGGKPVAYTMLRSTYRHEADSIIGFQMLNDPDYVKDAKSFQSAAQNINYTFNWFYADSRQTGYYNSGLNPVRAADVDASLPVKGEAAYEWRDFDPKDNTAASTPPAEHPQSIDQDYYISWNNKLAKDYSVAGFGNGSVHRGNLLDDRVRALVRKGGVTRSALTRAMAEAAVTDLRGEDVLPELLKVLRSAPIDDPQLATAAQQLDSWQSAGSQRHETSAGSHTYGHADAVRIMDAWWPLLVEAEFKSGLGDGLYDALRANLTVDEAPSAGHGPTGSHAGSSFQYGWWSYVDKDLRTVLGEDVKGPLARPYCGGGQLSACRDALLTSLKTAVGKTAAQVYPGDDNCSAGDQWCADAIIHRAVGGLTHDKMSWQNRPTFQQVVEFPAHR, encoded by the coding sequence ATGCGACGACGAACCCCCAGGCCCACCAGGACCCGCAAGCTCACCAATACCGTGCTCGCCGTGGCCGCCGCGCTGGGCCTCGGCGTCGCCCTCGCGGCCCCGGCGCCCCAGCCGGCCAGGGCCGAGCCGGCCGCGGCGGCGGCCACCGACTACTGCCGGGGCCAGTGCTCCGACATCCTCCCGCCGGGCGCGACCGGCAACGCCACCCTCGCCGACATCCTCGCCAACCGGGTGCTGGGCACCCACCCCGAGCACAGCGCCGACCAGCTCGGCCCGTACGGCGACCTGGCGAGCGGCTACCCCACCCTCACCGACGACAAGCTGACGAACTTCTTCAACGACTCCTCCTTCGGAGTCCCCGCCGACCAGGTCGCCTCCGTGACCAAGCCGCGCGGCGACGTCACGATCACCCGCGACAAGAAGACCGGCGTCCCGCACATCCAGGGCACCACCCGCGAGGGCACCGAGTTCGGCGCCGGATACGCCGCCGCCCAGGACCGGCTGTGGCTGATGGACCTCTTCCGCCACGTGGGCCGCGGCGAGCTGACCTCCTTCGCCGGCGGCGCCCCCGCCAACCAGGGCCTGGAACAGGACTTCTTCCGCCAGGCGCCGTACACCGAGGACGACTACCAGGCGCAGGTCGACTACATCCTCTCCCACGGTGGCGAGCGCGGCCGCCAGGCGCTGGCCGACGCCCAGGCGTACATCGACGGCATCAACGCCTACGCCAAGAAGGCCAAGGACGGCCGCTACTTCCCCGGTGAGTACGTGCTCACCGGCCATATCGACGCGATCACCAACGCCGGTGAGATCCAGCCGTTCAAGCTCACCGACCTGATCGCCCTCGCCTCCGTCGTCGGCGCCCTCTTCGGCAACGGCGGGGGCGGCGAGGTGGAGGGCGCGCTCTCGCTCCTCGCCGCCCAGCAGAAGTACGGCCTGACCGAGGGCGCGAAGGTGTGGGAGTCCTTCCGCGAGCGCAACGACCCGGAGGCGGCGCTGACCGTACACGACGGCAGCTTCCCGTACGCCGGAAAGCCCGCGACGCCCAAGGGCGGCGCGCTGCCCGACGCCGGGTCGGTCACCCCGGAACAGCTCGTCTACGACCGCGAGGGCGGCGCCACCAAGTCCGGCGCCACGGCCCGCACCAAGGTCAAGGCCCCGAAGGCATCGCTGGAGCCGCTGCGCGGCATCTACGACGACGGGGTGCTGCCCCGCGATCTGTTCAGCCGCAAGAAGGGCATGTCCAACGCGCTCGTGGTCTCCGGCAAGTACACCGCGAGCGGCCACCCGGTGGCCGTCTTCGGCCCGCAGACCGGCTACTTCGCCCCGCAGCTCCTGATGCTCCAGGAGATCCAGGGCCCGGGGATCAGCGCCCGCGGCGCCTCCTTCGCGGGCGTCGGGATGTACATCCAGCTCGGCCGGGGCCAGGACTACGCCTGGAGCGCCACCACCTCCGGCCAGGACATCACCGACACCTACGCGGTCGAGCTGTGCTCCCCGGACGGCTCCACCCCGTCCAAGGACGCCACGTACTACCGCTACCACGGCGACTGCCTGCCGATGGACAAGCTGGAGCGGCGCAACGCCTGGAAGCCCACCCTCGCCGACTCCACCGCCGCGGGCTCGTACCGGATGCAGGTCTACCGCACCAAGTACGGGCTGGTGACCCATCGTGCGACCGTCGGCGGCAAACCGGTGGCCTACACCATGCTGCGCTCCACCTACCGCCACGAGGCCGACTCCATCATCGGCTTCCAGATGCTCAACGACCCGGACTATGTGAAGGACGCCAAGTCCTTCCAGAGCGCGGCGCAGAACATCAACTACACCTTCAACTGGTTCTACGCCGACTCCCGGCAGACCGGCTACTACAACAGCGGGCTCAACCCGGTGCGCGCCGCGGACGTCGACGCCTCGCTACCGGTGAAGGGTGAAGCCGCCTACGAGTGGCGGGACTTCGATCCCAAGGACAACACCGCCGCCTCCACACCGCCCGCCGAACACCCCCAGTCCATCGACCAGGACTACTACATCAGCTGGAACAACAAGCTGGCCAAGGACTACAGCGTGGCCGGTTTCGGCAACGGCTCGGTGCACCGCGGCAACCTCCTCGACGACCGGGTGCGCGCCCTGGTCCGCAAGGGCGGTGTCACCCGCTCCGCGCTCACCCGCGCCATGGCCGAGGCCGCCGTCACCGATCTGCGCGGCGAGGACGTGCTGCCGGAGCTGCTGAAGGTGCTGCGCTCGGCGCCCATCGACGACCCCCAGCTCGCCACGGCCGCACAGCAGCTCGACTCCTGGCAGTCGGCGGGCTCACAGCGCCATGAGACCAGCGCCGGTTCGCACACCTACGGGCACGCCGACGCGGTACGGATCATGGACGCCTGGTGGCCGCTGCTGGTCGAGGCCGAGTTCAAATCCGGACTGGGCGACGGCCTCTACGACGCCCTGCGCGCCAATCTCACGGTCGACGAAGCGCCCTCGGCCGGACACGGCCCCACCGGCTCGCACGCCGGGTCCTCGTTCCAGTACGGCTGGTGGTCCTATGTCGACAAGGATCTGCGCACGGTCCTCGGCGAGGACGTCAAGGGGCCGCTGGCCCGCCCGTACTGCGGCGGCGGACAGCTCAGCGCCTGCCGTGACGCCCTGCTGACCAGCCTGAAGACGGCCGTGGGCAAGACCGCCGCCCAGGTCTACCCGGGGGACGACAACTGCTCCGCGGGCGACCAGTGGTGCGCCGACGCCATCATCCACCGGGCGGTCGGCGGGCTGACCCACGACAAGATGAGCTGGCAGAACCGGCCCACCTTCCAGCAGGTCGTGGAGTTCCCGGCCCACCGCTGA
- a CDS encoding MaoC family dehydratase, translated as MAEPRIFTSPDDLRSAVGEELGPSDWLEIDQKRIDLFADATGDHQWIHVDPDKAAAGPFGTTIAHGYLTLSLLPSFTPQLLRVEGVRMGINYGVNKVRFPSPVPVGSRLRATGRIVEVTEVKDGLQMTLAVTLEREGGTKPVCVAECVVRYYA; from the coding sequence ATGGCAGAGCCCAGGATCTTCACCTCGCCCGATGACCTGCGGTCCGCGGTCGGCGAGGAACTCGGCCCCAGTGACTGGCTGGAGATCGACCAGAAGCGCATCGATCTGTTCGCCGACGCGACCGGCGACCACCAGTGGATCCATGTGGACCCGGACAAGGCCGCCGCCGGTCCGTTCGGCACCACGATCGCGCACGGCTATCTGACGCTGTCCCTGCTGCCGTCGTTCACCCCGCAGCTGCTGCGGGTCGAGGGCGTGCGGATGGGCATCAACTACGGCGTGAACAAGGTCCGTTTCCCCTCCCCCGTCCCGGTCGGCTCCCGGCTGCGCGCCACCGGCCGGATCGTGGAGGTGACCGAGGTCAAGGACGGGCTGCAGATGACGCTGGCGGTCACCCTCGAGCGGGAGGGCGGGACCAAGCCGGTGTGCGTGGCGGAGTGCGTCGTCCGCTACTACGCCTGA
- a CDS encoding TetR family transcriptional regulator — MDAEPKNSGGKVEPWGDITPDAARRLVSAAVHAFAERGYHATTTRDIASRAGMSPAALYIHYKTKEELLYQISKVGHERALEIVERARDSAGTPAERLAGAVRAFVRWHAEHHMTARVVQYELGALAEEHHAEVIAVRKATDGAVRSIIEDGVKAGAFDVPDVRGATVAVLSLCIDVARWFNARGRSTPDEVGDLYAGLVLRMVGADGGQDRRSSS; from the coding sequence ATGGACGCGGAGCCGAAGAACAGCGGGGGCAAGGTCGAGCCCTGGGGCGACATCACCCCCGACGCCGCCCGGCGGCTGGTGAGCGCCGCCGTGCACGCCTTCGCGGAGCGCGGCTACCACGCCACCACCACCCGGGACATCGCGAGCCGCGCCGGAATGAGCCCGGCCGCCCTCTACATCCACTACAAGACCAAGGAAGAGCTGCTCTACCAGATCAGCAAGGTCGGCCATGAGCGGGCCCTGGAGATCGTGGAGCGGGCGCGGGACAGCGCGGGCACGCCCGCCGAGCGGCTGGCCGGCGCCGTCCGCGCCTTCGTCCGCTGGCACGCCGAGCACCATATGACCGCGCGGGTGGTGCAGTACGAGCTCGGCGCGCTTGCCGAGGAGCACCACGCCGAGGTCATCGCCGTCCGCAAGGCCACCGACGGGGCGGTGCGCTCGATCATCGAGGACGGGGTGAAGGCGGGCGCCTTCGACGTCCCGGACGTCCGCGGCGCCACGGTCGCGGTGCTGTCCCTGTGCATCGACGTCGCCCGCTGGTTCAACGCCCGCGGGCGCAGCACCCCCGACGAGGTCGGCGACCTCTACGCGGGTCTGGTGCTGCGCATGGTGGGCGCCGACGGCGGTCAGGACCGTCGGTCGTCATCGTAA